A section of the Papio anubis isolate 15944 chromosome 4, Panubis1.0, whole genome shotgun sequence genome encodes:
- the LOC108584794 gene encoding putative uncharacterized protein FLJ44672, with translation MDRPDSDVATSNLCGLRSCPTPTNLCPEVPQVGLSRSGCSIPASSPGPALPPGCVYRPNSCLTATSLDSAPAHLLAAFVGPKLPQAKLSRTSSGLTVASPGGSAPALRQSLQVPKLPPGDSSRPSLGLLAATACLHIVLKSASQGPAPASRRPLQVQPRASSGPLQGQLLPPGCLCLLRPAQMCELLPHTGLSRPMSSLMPVCWGLAHASLGLSRPSPCLWAASPGPASTSQWALSGSASYLTVAL, from the exons ATGGACAGGCCCGATTCCGACGTCGCAACAAGCAACCTCTGTGGGCTCAGATCCTGCCCAACTCCCACCAACCTTT GCCCAGAAGTTCCTCAAGTTGGCCTCTCCAGATCCGGCTGCAGCATCCCGGcatcctctccaggcccagctcttccTCCCGGCTGTGTCTACAGGCCTAACTCCTGCCTCACAGCAACCTCTTTGGACTCAGCCCCCGCCCACCTCTTGGCAGCATTTGTAGGCCCAAAACTTCCTCAAGCCAAGCTCTCCAGGACCAGCTCAGGCCTCACAGTGGCCTCTCCAGGTGGTTCAGCTCCTGCTCTCCGACAGAGTCTCCAGGTCCCTAAACTTCCACCAGGCGACTCCTCTAGGCCCAGCTTGGGCCTGCTGGCGGCCACTGCATGCCTCCACATTGTTCTGAAGTCGGCCTCTCAAGGCCCAGCTCCGGCCTCCCGGCGGCCTCTCCAGGTACAACCCAGGGCCTCAAGTGGGCCCCTCCAGggccagctcctgcctcccggCTGCCT ATGCCTCTTGCGGCCTGCCCAGATGTGTGAGCTCCTGCCTCACACTGGCCTCTCTAGGCCTATGTCCTCTCTCATGCCAGTCTGTTGGGGCCTAGCTCATGCCTCTCTTGGCCTCTCCAGGCCAAGCCCCTGCCTGTGGGCAGCCTCTCCAGGTCCAGCCTCTACCTCGCAGTGGGCCCTCTCCGGGTCTGCCTCTTACCTCACAGTGGCCCTATAG